From the Solanum lycopersicum chromosome 10, SLM_r2.1 genome, one window contains:
- the LOC101247372 gene encoding gluconokinase isoform X1, producing the protein MSSDYKGLYSPSILLSFVMDDMMKLLLLHGMSYLTGKAIVLMGVSGAGKSTIGEMLGRAVHGRFLDADDYHSESNKEKMKNGIPLSEEDRVPWLEALRNTLRRGLVDNETLVLACSALQKRYREILRSADPNYEPGSYASIVKFVLLDVGAEVLAARLVKRAAEGKHFMPATLLQTQLELLQIDEAEGILKVDATMDPDSILKTIRTFVV; encoded by the exons ATGTCATCTGACTACAAAGGTTTGTATTCACCTTCCATTCTTCTTTCATTTGTTATGGATGATATGATGAAACTTCTCCTCTTGCATGGAATGTCTTACCTCACAGGAAAAGCTATTGTACTTATGGGTGTCAGCGGAGCTGGAAAATC AACAATTGGTGAGATGCTTGGAAGAGCTGTTCATGGCCGCTTTCTTGATGCGGATGATTATCACTCAGAGTCCAACAAAG AGAAGATGAAGAATGGGATACCTCTTTCAGAGGAAGATCGTGTTCCATGGCTTGAAGCATTGCGGAATACACTGAGAAGAGGATTAGTTGACAATGAAACACTGGTTCTTGCTTGCTCAGCTCTGCAAAAGCGGTACAGGGAAATCCTTAGATCTGCAGACCCAAATTATGAACCAGGTTCTTATGCGAGTATTGTTAAATTCGTGTTGTTGGACGTTGGGGCTGAAGTGCTTGCCGCTCGGCTGGTCAAGAGAGCAGCTGAGGGAAAGCATTTCATGCCTGCAACGCTCTTGCAGACCCAACTGGAGTTGCTTCAGATTGATGAAGCAGAAGGGATACTTAAGGTTGATGCTACTATGGATCCTGACTCCATATTGAAAACCATACGAACTTTTGTCGTCTGA
- the LOC101247372 gene encoding gluconokinase isoform X2 — MSSDYKGKAIVLMGVSGAGKSTIGEMLGRAVHGRFLDADDYHSESNKEKMKNGIPLSEEDRVPWLEALRNTLRRGLVDNETLVLACSALQKRYREILRSADPNYEPGSYASIVKFVLLDVGAEVLAARLVKRAAEGKHFMPATLLQTQLELLQIDEAEGILKVDATMDPDSILKTIRTFVV, encoded by the exons ATGTCATCTGACTACAAAG GAAAAGCTATTGTACTTATGGGTGTCAGCGGAGCTGGAAAATC AACAATTGGTGAGATGCTTGGAAGAGCTGTTCATGGCCGCTTTCTTGATGCGGATGATTATCACTCAGAGTCCAACAAAG AGAAGATGAAGAATGGGATACCTCTTTCAGAGGAAGATCGTGTTCCATGGCTTGAAGCATTGCGGAATACACTGAGAAGAGGATTAGTTGACAATGAAACACTGGTTCTTGCTTGCTCAGCTCTGCAAAAGCGGTACAGGGAAATCCTTAGATCTGCAGACCCAAATTATGAACCAGGTTCTTATGCGAGTATTGTTAAATTCGTGTTGTTGGACGTTGGGGCTGAAGTGCTTGCCGCTCGGCTGGTCAAGAGAGCAGCTGAGGGAAAGCATTTCATGCCTGCAACGCTCTTGCAGACCCAACTGGAGTTGCTTCAGATTGATGAAGCAGAAGGGATACTTAAGGTTGATGCTACTATGGATCCTGACTCCATATTGAAAACCATACGAACTTTTGTCGTCTGA
- the LOC101247372 gene encoding gluconokinase isoform X3, whose translation MLGRAVHGRFLDADDYHSESNKEKMKNGIPLSEEDRVPWLEALRNTLRRGLVDNETLVLACSALQKRYREILRSADPNYEPGSYASIVKFVLLDVGAEVLAARLVKRAAEGKHFMPATLLQTQLELLQIDEAEGILKVDATMDPDSILKTIRTFVV comes from the exons ATGCTTGGAAGAGCTGTTCATGGCCGCTTTCTTGATGCGGATGATTATCACTCAGAGTCCAACAAAG AGAAGATGAAGAATGGGATACCTCTTTCAGAGGAAGATCGTGTTCCATGGCTTGAAGCATTGCGGAATACACTGAGAAGAGGATTAGTTGACAATGAAACACTGGTTCTTGCTTGCTCAGCTCTGCAAAAGCGGTACAGGGAAATCCTTAGATCTGCAGACCCAAATTATGAACCAGGTTCTTATGCGAGTATTGTTAAATTCGTGTTGTTGGACGTTGGGGCTGAAGTGCTTGCCGCTCGGCTGGTCAAGAGAGCAGCTGAGGGAAAGCATTTCATGCCTGCAACGCTCTTGCAGACCCAACTGGAGTTGCTTCAGATTGATGAAGCAGAAGGGATACTTAAGGTTGATGCTACTATGGATCCTGACTCCATATTGAAAACCATACGAACTTTTGTCGTCTGA
- the GH3-7 gene encoding indole-3-acetic acid-amido synthetase GH3.6, translating into MERAIPEASKSPMKATEGSIVEENKKALHFIEEVTTNVDEVQKRVLAEILSQNANVEYLQRHDLNGHTDRETFKKVMPVITYEDIQPDINRIANGDKSPIFCFQSTSEFLTSSGTSGGERKLMPTIQEEIGKRFHLRGLGMSVISQFVPDLEKGKGMYFWSIKSEAKTPGGLPARPVLTSMFKSPYFNNNRFSPYANYTSPTETILCQDSYQNMYSQMLCGLYQRKEVLRVGSPFASGFIRAIRFLEKHWSLLCNDIRTGTVNAQITNLSVRESVMKILKPDPELADFIEAECSKDSWQGIIARLWPNTKYVDVIVTGSMSQYIPTLDYYSNGLPLVSSIYASSECHFGVNLNPFCKPSEVCYTLIPTMCYFEFAPIHRDNGLINSISKSKSLNEKEQNQLVDLVDVKIGQEYELVVTTYSGLYRYRVGDVLRVAGYKNNAPQFCFVCRENVILSIDSDKTDEAELQNAVKNAVHNLIPFDANVVEYTSYADTTAIPGHYVLYWELSLNGSTHIPPSVFEDCCLTIEESLNSVYRQGRASDKSIGPLEIRIVEIGTFDKLMDYFVSLGASPDQYKTPRCLKSAPLVELLNSRVMSRHFSPTCPNWVPGHKQWYNMN; encoded by the exons ATGGAAAGAGCCATACCTGAGGCATCAAAGAGCCCGATGAAGGCTACTGAGGGTAGTATAGTGGAGGAAAACAAGAAGGCTCTTCACTTCATTGAAGAGGTCACGACCAACGTTGATGAGGTCCAAAAGAGAGTTCTTGCTGAAATCCTCTCTCAAAATGCCAACGTTGAGTACTTACAGCGCCATGATCTCAATGGTCATACTGACAGAGAGACGTTCAAGAAAGTCATGCCTGTCATCACCTACGAAGATATTCAGCCTGATATCAACCGTATAGCCAATGGTGATAAATCTCCAATCTTCTGCTTCCAATCCACCTCTGAATTCTTGACAAG TTCTGGGACGTCCGGAGGGGAGAGAAAATTGATGCCAACAATTCAAGAAGAGATTGGGAAGAGATTTCATCTTCGTGGCCTTGGGATGTCTGTGATAAGCCAATTCGTTCCAGATTTGGAGAAGGGCAAAGGAATGTATTTCTGGTCCATAAAGTCTGAAGCCAAGACCCCAGGAGGATTACCAGCTCGCCCTGTTTTAACAAGTATGTTCAAGAGTCCTTATTTCAACAACAACCGTTTTAGCCCCTATGCAAACTATACCAGTCCAACTGAAACCATTCTCTGCCAAGACTCTTACCAGAACATGTACTCCCAAATGCTTTGTGGTCTCTACCAACGCAAAGAAGTCCTCAGGGTTGGCTCGCCCTTCGCATCTGGCTTCATCCGTGCCATCCGGTTCCTAGAAAAGCACTGGTCTCTACTTTGTAATGATATTCGAACGGGAACTGTTAACGCCCAAATCACAAATCTGTCAGTCAGAGAGTCAGTGATGAAAATCCTCAAACCTGACCCAGAGTTAGCTGATTTCATCGAGGCTGAATGCAGTAAAGACTCATGGCAAGGGATCATCGCTAGGTTATGGCCTAACACCAAGTATGTGGATGTTATTGTAACCGGAAGCATGTCACAGTATATACCTACCCTTGACTATTATAGCAACGGCCTCCCTCTTGTCTCTTCCATATATGCTTCCTCAGAGTGCCACTTTGGAGTCAACCTGAACCCCTTTTGTAAGCCCAGCGAAGTCTGTTACACCCTTATTCCGACCATGTGCTACTTTGAGTTTGCACCAATTCACAGAGACAATGGACTCATCAATTCTATCTCCAAGTCTAAGTCGCTTAATGAGAAAGAACAGAATCAATTGGTCGATCTGGTTGATGTCAAGATTGGCCAGGAGTACGAGCTGGTTGTTACCACATATTCAG GACTCTATAGATACAGGGTGGGTGATGTGCTTCGAGTTGCTGGATACAAGAACAACGCACCTCAATTCTGCTTCGTATGTCGGGAAAATGTAATCTTGAGCATTGATTCCGACAAGACTGATGAAGCTGAGCTACAAAATGCAGTGAAAAATGCAGTGCACAATCTGATACCATTTGATGCAAATGTAGTTGAGTACACCAGCTATGCCGATACCACCGCCATTCCAGGCCACTATGTCCTCTACTGGGAGCTCAGTCTGAATGGCTCTACACATATTCCTCCTTCAGTCTTTGAAGATTGTTGCCTCACCATTGAAGAATCTCTAAATAGTGTCTACCGCCAGGGCCGTGCCTCTGACAAATCCATTGGGCCTCTGGAGATCAGGATAGTGGAAATTGGGACTTTTGACAAGCTCATGGATTACTTTGTTAGCTTAGGTGCTTCCCCTGACCAATACAAGACACCCCGATGCCTGAAATCTGCACCCCTTGTTGAGCTATTGAATTCGAGAGTCATGTCCAGACACTTCAGTCCCACATGTCCAAACTGGGTTCCTGGTCACAAGCAATGGTACAACATGAATTGA